A genomic window from Ruminiclostridium cellulolyticum H10 includes:
- the fliE gene encoding flagellar hook-basal body complex protein FliE — MAVDKIGEVQRLIPDNLSLKGINDNKNTPEVSFGDYLKSALTKVSDLEDQAKNLQEDFALGKTDNIPEVLIAGEKASVALQFTMQIRNKILDAYSEIMRMQI, encoded by the coding sequence ATGGCAGTGGACAAGATAGGGGAAGTACAACGATTAATACCTGATAATTTAAGTCTTAAAGGAATTAATGATAATAAAAATACACCTGAAGTGAGTTTTGGAGATTACTTAAAATCAGCACTTACAAAGGTATCAGATCTGGAAGATCAAGCCAAAAATTTACAAGAAGATTTTGCTTTAGGCAAAACGGATAATATTCCGGAAGTTTTAATTGCTGGAGAAAAAGCGAGTGTTGCACTGCAGTTCACCATGCAAATAAGAAACAAAATTCTAGATGCATATTCTGAAATAATGAGGATGCAGATTTGA
- a CDS encoding TIGR02530 family flagellar biosynthesis protein — MVINNNYPNRIIKPPITTGKVQTGNHRNVNTNPAGVNFENFLQQAIDKGSGVKFSKHAEMRMQARNIDLTQTQKDKISNAVSKAQQKGIKDSLVILDDMAFVINVNSKTVVTAVNNNELKENVFTNIDGAIFA; from the coding sequence ATGGTAATCAATAACAATTATCCAAACAGGATAATTAAGCCGCCAATAACAACCGGGAAGGTTCAAACGGGAAACCACAGGAATGTCAACACTAATCCTGCAGGAGTTAACTTTGAGAATTTTCTTCAGCAGGCAATTGACAAGGGATCCGGAGTTAAATTTTCGAAGCATGCTGAAATGAGAATGCAAGCTAGAAATATTGATCTTACCCAGACTCAAAAGGACAAGATCAGTAATGCAGTTTCAAAAGCTCAGCAGAAAGGGATTAAGGACTCGCTGGTAATACTTGATGACATGGCATTTGTTATTAATGTAAACAGTAAAACGGTTGTAACGGCAGTAAACAATAATGAGTTAAAAGAAAACGTATTCACAAACATCGATGGTGCAATTTTTGCATAA
- the fliJ gene encoding flagellar export protein FliJ has product MQKFGFRLESVRNLKVQMEDNAKNNMALASRELEKQKEFLTGLQTTRESSISELNSKVDQGISISQIRAYNNYLSFLKQKITVQKENVNIARIQVDIRRESLVKAVQERKILDKLREKKYDEFLKEQSKAEQLLIDELNSFKFKDGSGEKNAGKY; this is encoded by the coding sequence TTGCAGAAGTTCGGATTCAGATTGGAATCTGTACGTAATTTGAAAGTACAGATGGAGGACAATGCTAAAAATAACATGGCTCTAGCTTCAAGGGAATTAGAGAAGCAAAAAGAGTTTTTGACCGGTTTGCAAACAACCAGAGAATCTTCTATAAGTGAACTTAATTCAAAGGTAGACCAAGGAATTTCCATTAGTCAAATAAGGGCCTATAATAATTATTTGTCCTTTTTAAAGCAAAAAATAACAGTTCAGAAAGAAAATGTAAATATAGCCCGGATTCAGGTCGATATAAGAAGAGAGAGTTTGGTCAAAGCGGTACAGGAGCGAAAGATACTGGATAAACTCAGAGAAAAAAAGTATGACGAGTTTCTGAAGGAACAGAGTAAAGCAGAACAACTATTAATAGATGAGCTTAACAGTTTTAAGTTCAAGGATGGTTCAGGAGAAAAAAATGCCGGAAAATATTAA
- the flgB gene encoding flagellar basal body rod protein FlgB: MIEKLYEKNNLLEKSISASWTRNEVISQNLANIDTPNYKRKDVTFEQYLNDSLDSRKLEGITTDERHIPIKSKNIEKVKPEITLDNSDTSMRIDGNNVDVDSEMAYLAKNTIQYNTLIQMINSNFSRIKSVISEGRR; this comes from the coding sequence ATGATAGAAAAATTATATGAAAAGAATAATTTACTTGAAAAGTCTATAAGTGCTTCATGGACCAGAAATGAAGTTATATCCCAGAATTTGGCTAATATAGACACTCCGAATTATAAAAGAAAAGATGTTACTTTTGAGCAGTACCTGAATGACTCCTTGGACAGCAGGAAGCTTGAAGGAATTACAACAGATGAAAGGCATATACCTATAAAGTCCAAGAATATAGAAAAAGTAAAGCCCGAGATTACTCTGGACAATTCTGATACAAGCATGCGTATTGATGGAAACAATGTTGATGTAGACAGTGAAATGGCTTATTTGGCTAAGAACACTATTCAATATAATACTCTTATCCAAATGATTAACAGCAATTTTAGCAGAATTAAAAGTGTAATTTCAGAGGGGAGACGCTGA
- a CDS encoding flagellar hook capping FlgD N-terminal domain-containing protein — MAEANRISNALTIDQIIESTKSKQEAAARKTGGELGKNDFLNLLVTQLRYQDPLQPVDDKEFIAQMAQFSSLEQMQNMNGSMTKSQAFNLIGKVITATTTDDKTLEVNSVQGTVTSVKMKEGKTFVVVNNKDVDVDSITQVDDALYNSYANLADYSNLLGYKVKGAVYDSSNGNVIYLSGNVKQIQRGANEDYAVMDGVNVEIAEVTGSTSVDPNYLKNYLDQKVKGTTEADKQVKVTIKDSTGAKVPVTATLNSFSIDENTGKVTAVLDNMYISVYSVSNIQKP, encoded by the coding sequence ATGGCTGAAGCAAACAGAATAAGTAACGCTTTGACAATTGACCAGATAATTGAAAGTACCAAGAGTAAGCAGGAAGCTGCTGCCAGAAAAACAGGTGGTGAGCTTGGAAAAAATGATTTCCTTAATCTTCTGGTGACACAGCTAAGATATCAGGATCCGTTACAACCTGTAGATGACAAGGAGTTTATTGCCCAAATGGCACAGTTCAGCTCGCTGGAACAAATGCAGAATATGAACGGCTCAATGACTAAATCTCAGGCATTCAACCTGATAGGAAAAGTTATTACGGCAACAACTACAGATGACAAAACTCTTGAAGTAAATTCTGTGCAGGGTACAGTTACAAGCGTTAAGATGAAGGAAGGAAAAACCTTCGTTGTGGTTAATAACAAGGACGTTGATGTAGACAGTATTACACAGGTTGATGACGCACTTTACAATTCTTATGCAAATCTGGCAGATTATTCAAATCTGTTAGGTTATAAAGTTAAAGGTGCGGTATATGATTCATCCAATGGCAATGTTATTTATCTCTCAGGAAATGTTAAGCAGATTCAGAGGGGTGCCAACGAGGATTATGCGGTAATGGACGGTGTAAATGTTGAAATTGCCGAAGTAACAGGTTCAACATCTGTTGATCCGAATTACCTGAAGAACTATCTTGATCAAAAGGTAAAGGGAACAACTGAAGCCGATAAGCAGGTTAAGGTAACCATAAAGGATAGCACAGGGGCAAAGGTACCTGTTACAGCGACACTTAATAGCTTTAGTATAGATGAAAACACAGGAAAAGTAACCGCAGTTCTCGATAACATGTACATATCGGTATACAGTGTATCAAATATACAAAAGCCATAA
- the fliF gene encoding flagellar basal-body MS-ring/collar protein FliF: MPEFLTRLLKPLLDFWKGLDKSQKTRIFIITGVVVVSVGIGLFLITRPTYTTVISNASSADVAAMQKILKEKGISYKLTDDKSGIIVNEKDSDEAHFELSTGSKSGFTFADALSNLKINTTESDKKHIWQQLDESDIARQLKLFQNIEDANVTIVRPEKTLLIDDSNSKDAKASVVITPKDEISAKQAESIVKLVASSVEGLDPKNVTVVDNKGNILNIDSESGMDKTSTQYDMKKKYKNDLERNLREVLVDQLDSFDTAKVVVNPVLDFDTLTQSSKEYTNPNGADSGAILSRQETREDLKNGDTGGTPGVNSNPGTTPTYPAGSDDSKSYKKSDLTENFQYNETNKQIEKSLGELIPERSSAAITLLYGNRVLDDSKLNDEMITQVKNLASMATGIPAENIAVTKLKIQPPVVETPSTADTIRNLISNYGLLALLALMAIAFVIIALPKKSKQKLEPALAVDDNAAITSPKFVYNEIRPEPVPEIDTEERSEVKKQIDKFVKQKPDAVAQLLRNWLTDDYE; this comes from the coding sequence TTGCCAGAATTTTTAACCCGATTGCTCAAGCCGCTTCTTGACTTCTGGAAGGGATTAGATAAATCTCAAAAAACGCGTATTTTTATTATAACAGGCGTTGTGGTAGTCTCTGTTGGTATAGGACTATTTTTAATAACAAGGCCGACTTATACTACTGTTATTAGTAATGCCAGTTCTGCAGATGTTGCTGCAATGCAAAAAATCTTAAAGGAAAAAGGAATTTCATACAAGCTTACTGATGACAAATCGGGAATTATTGTAAACGAAAAGGATAGTGATGAAGCCCATTTTGAATTATCTACAGGATCAAAAAGTGGGTTCACTTTCGCTGACGCTCTCAGCAATTTAAAAATAAACACAACTGAAAGTGATAAAAAGCACATTTGGCAGCAGCTTGATGAATCAGATATTGCCAGACAGCTAAAGCTTTTTCAGAATATTGAAGATGCTAACGTAACTATTGTCAGACCTGAAAAGACTCTTTTAATTGATGATAGCAATAGTAAGGATGCAAAGGCGTCCGTTGTTATTACCCCTAAAGATGAAATAAGTGCTAAACAGGCTGAAAGTATTGTAAAACTAGTCGCAAGCAGTGTTGAGGGGTTAGACCCAAAGAATGTAACTGTTGTGGATAATAAAGGGAATATACTGAATATCGATAGTGAAAGCGGGATGGACAAAACATCCACTCAATACGATATGAAAAAGAAATACAAAAACGACCTCGAGAGAAATTTAAGAGAAGTATTGGTTGACCAATTAGATAGTTTTGACACAGCCAAGGTAGTAGTAAACCCTGTTCTGGATTTTGATACATTGACACAATCCTCAAAGGAATATACAAACCCTAACGGTGCAGATTCAGGTGCTATCCTAAGCAGACAAGAGACAAGGGAAGACTTAAAAAACGGGGATACCGGAGGAACACCCGGTGTAAATTCAAATCCCGGTACAACGCCAACCTATCCGGCGGGTTCAGACGATTCAAAATCTTATAAAAAGTCAGATTTGACTGAAAATTTCCAATACAATGAAACAAACAAGCAAATTGAAAAGTCTTTGGGAGAGCTTATTCCAGAGAGGTCTTCTGCTGCAATTACATTATTGTACGGTAACAGGGTTCTTGACGATTCAAAGCTTAATGATGAGATGATTACTCAAGTAAAGAATCTGGCCAGTATGGCAACAGGCATTCCTGCGGAAAACATAGCAGTTACAAAGCTAAAGATTCAGCCGCCTGTAGTTGAAACACCTTCTACTGCAGATACAATAAGAAATTTAATTTCCAATTATGGTTTACTTGCATTATTGGCACTAATGGCTATAGCTTTTGTTATAATTGCTCTGCCCAAAAAATCAAAGCAGAAACTGGAGCCTGCATTGGCAGTTGATGATAATGCTGCAATTACATCTCCTAAATTTGTATATAATGAAATTAGGCCTGAGCCTGTTCCTGAAATTGATACAGAGGAAAGGTCAGAGGTTAAAAAGCAGATTGATAAGTTTGTTAAACAAAAACCGGATGCTGTTGCACAGCTGTTAAGGAATTGGTTAACAGATGACTATGAGTAG
- a CDS encoding FliH/SctL family protein, which translates to MSNKIYKNNQVNVGVPFQVKSPLTYQRPVKNIGLKLDVAQHIEEEQTKVDYNAIGEEIVNKAKAEADMIIKEALLEAKDIIKNASVDVENLKQQVYEEARSEGYEQGSAQAKKEYEELIREAQDIKSQAGIEYKKVLDSLEEDTVNTILDIAKKVISKELECKQNILLLVKDAFEKCSKDQKAVLKLSEQDFDFVNENKDELESMLERSEEIEIKKDLSLKEGGCIIETSFGSIDASAATKIEKIENDFKDILNESTN; encoded by the coding sequence TTGTCTAATAAGATATATAAAAATAACCAGGTAAATGTAGGTGTTCCGTTTCAGGTTAAGTCTCCTTTAACATACCAACGACCAGTGAAAAATATAGGACTTAAACTAGATGTCGCTCAGCATATAGAGGAAGAACAGACAAAAGTAGATTATAATGCCATTGGCGAAGAAATTGTTAACAAAGCCAAAGCAGAAGCGGATATGATAATAAAAGAAGCATTACTCGAAGCAAAGGATATTATAAAAAATGCATCGGTTGATGTAGAAAATCTAAAACAACAGGTTTATGAAGAAGCAAGGTCAGAGGGCTATGAACAGGGATCAGCTCAGGCCAAGAAGGAATATGAAGAACTTATTAGGGAAGCTCAGGATATTAAGAGCCAAGCTGGAATAGAATACAAGAAGGTTTTGGATTCCTTGGAAGAGGATACTGTAAATACCATTCTTGATATCGCAAAAAAAGTAATCAGTAAAGAGCTTGAATGTAAACAGAATATTTTGCTTTTGGTTAAGGATGCTTTTGAAAAATGTTCCAAGGATCAAAAAGCAGTTCTTAAATTAAGCGAGCAGGATTTTGATTTTGTTAACGAGAATAAGGATGAATTAGAATCAATGCTTGAAAGGTCTGAGGAAATAGAAATTAAAAAAGACCTTTCATTAAAAGAAGGCGGCTGTATCATTGAGACTTCCTTCGGTAGCATAGATGCAAGTGCAGCAACTAAAATAGAAAAAATAGAAAATGACTTTAAAGATATATTAAATGAATCAACAAATTAA
- the fliI gene encoding flagellar protein export ATPase FliI, producing the protein MSGVNLLKYREALKSKEYIDYIGKVSKVVGLTIESDGPQVSIGDLCNIHIIGGSKLKAEVVGFKDEKVLLMPLGEMTGIGPGSTVSANGDILKVAVGPQLVGRVLDGLGNPIDDKGSLQSKHYYKTDNKPPNPLTRKRISEPLPLGVRAIDGLLTIGKGQRVGIFAGSGVGKSTLMGMVARNTKADINVIALIGERGREVREFLERDLTDEGLARSVVVVATSDQPALIRLKGAMVATAIAEYFRDCGKDVLLLMDSLTRYAMAQREVGLSIGEPPVSRGYTPSVFSVFPKLLERAGTSDKGSITGLYTVLVDGDDLTEPVTDTARGILDGHIVLSRSMANKNHYPAIDVLASVSRVMGDIIDKEHKKSANEIKKVMAVHRDSEDLINIGAYVKGSNEKIDYAIECIEDITSFLQQETDEKVSFEDIHSQVLSLLKQ; encoded by the coding sequence ATGTCAGGCGTTAACCTATTAAAATACAGAGAAGCATTAAAGTCAAAAGAATATATAGATTATATCGGAAAGGTATCAAAGGTTGTCGGACTTACAATAGAATCGGACGGTCCGCAGGTAAGTATAGGTGATCTTTGTAATATACACATTATCGGTGGCAGTAAGCTTAAAGCGGAGGTAGTGGGCTTTAAGGATGAAAAGGTTTTGTTAATGCCCTTGGGTGAAATGACGGGTATAGGGCCTGGAAGTACTGTTTCAGCCAATGGAGACATATTGAAGGTTGCAGTAGGGCCTCAACTGGTAGGCAGAGTTTTAGACGGTTTGGGAAATCCCATAGACGACAAGGGGAGCCTTCAATCAAAACACTATTATAAAACTGATAATAAGCCACCTAATCCTTTGACCAGAAAAAGAATATCGGAGCCTTTACCGTTGGGGGTAAGAGCCATTGATGGACTTCTAACAATAGGAAAAGGACAGAGAGTTGGCATTTTTGCCGGAAGTGGTGTTGGTAAGAGTACTTTGATGGGTATGGTTGCCAGAAACACAAAGGCTGATATAAATGTTATTGCCTTGATAGGAGAACGAGGAAGAGAAGTTAGAGAATTTTTGGAAAGAGATTTAACGGATGAAGGTCTTGCAAGGTCGGTTGTCGTGGTAGCAACATCAGACCAGCCGGCACTAATAAGGCTTAAAGGAGCAATGGTTGCTACTGCAATCGCTGAATACTTCAGGGATTGCGGAAAGGATGTACTGCTTTTGATGGATTCTCTGACAAGGTATGCAATGGCACAAAGAGAAGTAGGACTTTCTATAGGAGAGCCTCCTGTGTCAAGGGGATATACACCATCGGTTTTCTCAGTTTTTCCAAAATTACTTGAGAGAGCAGGGACTTCTGACAAAGGTTCTATAACGGGTTTATACACGGTACTGGTAGACGGTGATGATCTTACGGAGCCTGTAACTGATACGGCAAGAGGAATTCTGGACGGACATATTGTTCTGTCCAGATCGATGGCAAATAAAAATCATTATCCTGCTATTGATGTTCTTGCAAGCGTCAGCAGGGTTATGGGGGACATTATTGATAAAGAACATAAAAAGTCTGCCAATGAAATAAAGAAAGTAATGGCTGTACATAGAGATTCTGAGGATTTAATAAATATAGGTGCTTATGTAAAAGGGAGCAATGAGAAGATAGATTATGCAATTGAGTGTATTGAGGATATAACTTCGTTTCTTCAACAGGAAACCGATGAAAAAGTTTCATTTGAAGATATACATTCACAGGTACTTAGTTTACTGAAACAGTAA
- the trmFO gene encoding methylenetetrahydrofolate--tRNA-(uracil(54)-C(5))-methyltransferase (FADH(2)-oxidizing) TrmFO: MSRKVNVIGAGLAGCEAAYQIAKRGINVTLYEMKPQKSTPAHHSADFAELVCSNSLRSDQLENAAGLLKEELRVMDSLIMKAADETKVPAGGALAVDREGFSQYITRQIKENSNIEIIHTEMDKVPDENTTIIATGPLTSEPMFNYIKNITGKDYLHFFDAAAPIVTYESINMDKAFKAARYGKGSEDYINCPMTKEEYEIFYDALVNAEAAEIKDFEKNMVFEGCMPIESMALRGKDTMRFGPLKPVGLVDARTNIKPFAVVQLRQDNKNATLYNIVGFQTHLKWPEQKRVFRLIPGLENAEFVRYGVMHRNTYINSPRLLDNTYRLKSNENLYFAGQITGVEGYIESTSSGFIAGINAAAQCMGKERIIFQPNTALGALSNYISDESIRNFQPMNINFGIFNGIDSSITSIRDKKRRNMEIAKNSVNNIKKIEL; this comes from the coding sequence ATGAGTAGGAAGGTAAATGTAATAGGAGCAGGTCTTGCAGGATGTGAGGCGGCATACCAGATAGCAAAAAGGGGTATTAATGTAACGCTTTATGAAATGAAGCCTCAAAAAAGTACTCCTGCTCACCATTCTGCTGATTTTGCGGAGCTGGTATGCAGTAACTCCCTACGTTCTGATCAGCTTGAAAATGCAGCAGGACTTTTGAAAGAGGAACTCAGGGTAATGGATTCGTTGATAATGAAGGCTGCTGACGAGACCAAAGTTCCTGCGGGAGGAGCTTTGGCAGTTGATAGAGAAGGGTTTTCACAATATATAACAAGACAAATTAAGGAAAACAGTAATATTGAAATAATTCATACCGAAATGGATAAGGTACCTGATGAAAATACAACTATTATTGCAACTGGACCCCTTACGTCAGAACCGATGTTTAATTATATAAAAAATATTACAGGTAAAGATTATCTGCATTTTTTTGATGCAGCAGCACCTATAGTTACCTATGAATCAATTAATATGGATAAGGCATTTAAGGCCGCAAGATACGGAAAGGGTTCTGAGGATTATATAAATTGCCCGATGACAAAGGAAGAGTATGAAATTTTTTACGATGCTTTAGTTAATGCAGAAGCGGCTGAAATAAAGGATTTTGAGAAAAATATGGTTTTTGAGGGCTGTATGCCTATAGAAAGCATGGCTTTAAGAGGGAAAGACACCATGAGGTTTGGGCCTCTGAAACCTGTAGGACTGGTTGATGCCAGGACAAACATAAAGCCCTTTGCCGTTGTCCAGCTTAGACAGGATAATAAAAATGCAACTCTTTACAATATTGTCGGGTTTCAAACACATTTAAAATGGCCTGAGCAAAAAAGGGTTTTTAGACTGATACCTGGACTGGAAAACGCAGAGTTTGTTAGATATGGTGTAATGCATAGAAATACCTATATTAACTCTCCAAGGCTGCTAGATAACACATACAGGCTAAAAAGTAACGAAAACTTGTATTTTGCAGGACAAATAACAGGCGTTGAAGGATATATAGAATCAACTTCTTCAGGATTTATTGCTGGGATAAATGCAGCCGCACAGTGTATGGGGAAAGAAAGGATTATATTTCAGCCCAATACTGCACTTGGTGCATTAAGTAATTATATTTCAGATGAAAGTATAAGGAACTTTCAACCTATGAACATTAATTTTGGTATCTTTAACGGGATTGACTCTTCAATTACTTCTATAAGAGATAAAAAAAGAAGAAATATGGAAATAGCTAAAAATTCTGTTAATAATATCAAAAAAATAGAACTTTAA
- a CDS encoding flagellar hook-length control protein FliK has translation MIMTGSNLLKLNLNQDSGNDILNIKSKTSQSSPGTSFKSVLDNTVNNYSKRNDTAANNINGQDNESKTKFKSFAQVQMSRKSVSTKSVVQPDSNAKIADIDTDNLQVSEQYDEQIVALAQMLGISPAQLADLAKQLGFSLKDLKDINKLTIFMQKVSELLELNDKQKDILLQLATEVTKQIKPEAEAVTKNGNNIPADVDNNSQAGKVSVDLSKVASSVKDKLDTLIENGQNNPGLISDEAAKIIAVMKSQSKPMITVDSPNIDTDVVKEVSLEGDNNRADSKKVDTETKTKDVPKENNDESTESTKPQLGLQGLNTSAQTATDEQNLTQNFQAVGDVKAVLNNSQVNAEKSVFSVRQPIKTADVVNQVMEQAKVILGQDKSEMVIQLKPDHLGKLELKVVTEQGIVAAKFIAESHQVKEIIETNMQLLKDSLQKQGISIDGVSVQVRQDNRSESRNQSLSQGKNSSSGNGVKHTEGVTGSTVAGASILENLPERLAQYTDDLNTINLTA, from the coding sequence ATGATAATGACAGGCAGTAATTTACTAAAGCTTAATTTAAATCAGGACAGCGGTAATGACATTTTGAATATTAAATCCAAAACGTCACAAAGTTCACCCGGTACATCATTTAAATCAGTACTTGATAACACTGTAAATAATTATTCAAAACGTAACGATACTGCAGCTAACAACATTAACGGACAAGATAATGAAAGTAAAACGAAGTTTAAGTCATTTGCACAAGTGCAAATGAGCAGAAAGTCAGTATCAACTAAGTCTGTAGTTCAACCAGACTCAAATGCTAAAATAGCGGATATAGATACAGACAATCTTCAGGTATCTGAACAGTATGATGAGCAGATAGTGGCTCTTGCACAAATGCTAGGGATTTCACCTGCCCAGTTGGCTGATCTTGCAAAACAACTTGGCTTTTCGTTGAAAGATCTGAAAGATATTAACAAACTTACTATTTTTATGCAAAAGGTATCTGAATTGCTGGAACTCAATGACAAGCAAAAGGACATCTTGCTACAATTAGCTACAGAAGTTACAAAACAGATAAAACCTGAGGCAGAAGCTGTTACTAAAAATGGTAATAACATTCCGGCTGATGTTGATAACAATTCACAGGCAGGAAAGGTTTCAGTTGATTTGTCAAAGGTAGCTTCTTCTGTTAAAGACAAGCTGGACACACTTATTGAAAACGGACAGAATAATCCGGGGCTAATCAGTGATGAAGCAGCAAAAATAATAGCTGTAATGAAATCACAATCAAAGCCAATGATAACTGTTGATTCCCCAAACATTGATACTGATGTTGTAAAGGAAGTATCTCTTGAGGGCGACAATAATAGGGCTGATTCTAAGAAAGTTGATACTGAAACCAAAACAAAAGATGTGCCCAAGGAGAATAATGATGAAAGTACAGAGTCAACCAAGCCACAGTTGGGACTGCAAGGGTTAAATACTTCAGCCCAAACAGCAACAGATGAGCAGAATTTGACTCAGAATTTTCAGGCAGTAGGAGACGTTAAGGCCGTCCTAAATAACAGCCAGGTAAATGCTGAAAAATCAGTTTTTTCAGTTCGCCAGCCAATTAAAACCGCAGATGTTGTAAATCAGGTTATGGAACAGGCAAAAGTAATTCTCGGACAGGATAAATCAGAAATGGTTATTCAGCTAAAGCCGGACCATCTAGGAAAGCTTGAACTCAAGGTTGTTACTGAGCAGGGTATAGTAGCTGCAAAATTTATAGCTGAAAGTCACCAGGTAAAAGAAATCATTGAAACAAACATGCAGTTGCTGAAGGATTCACTGCAAAAGCAGGGGATATCAATAGACGGAGTAAGTGTTCAAGTCAGACAGGATAACAGAAGTGAAAGCCGTAATCAGAGTTTGTCTCAAGGAAAAAACAGCAGCTCCGGGAACGGAGTAAAGCACACAGAAGGAGTGACTGGGTCAACAGTTGCAGGAGCAAGTATTTTGGAGAATCTTCCAGAGAGGTTAGCCCAGTATACTGATGATCTGAATACAATTAATCTGACGGCATAG
- a CDS encoding MotE family protein, with protein sequence MPENINITEQDEKVETLLKKPEVPKTQNKKTTSALFYIVSIITALLIVVLIIGGALFLAVKYNVNGIADSMGDSVRGIPVLKWSLPEKPDPEDEKSMTEEQVRSKYNEIKKQKEELEEQVVDLAKQLDNSKNQVTAKDSNSSLLQQQKDALETEKDKLQTEKDNIQKDYDKLSEVISAGDTAEYKNYFKKINPQKAEELYESIIKEEKISDDIKKYCSIYEQMDASAVAGIMEQMGSNKMTLIIEIMKNLKKDTTGEILTEMTPAFAAKVSEQLAKEYKVGVSGSTSKK encoded by the coding sequence ATGCCGGAAAATATTAATATTACAGAACAAGATGAAAAAGTAGAAACACTTCTTAAAAAGCCGGAAGTGCCAAAAACACAAAATAAAAAGACGACCAGTGCTCTTTTTTATATAGTATCAATAATAACAGCATTGCTGATTGTAGTCTTAATTATTGGAGGAGCATTGTTTCTGGCTGTCAAATATAATGTAAATGGAATTGCAGATAGCATGGGGGACAGCGTACGGGGCATACCTGTTCTAAAATGGTCTCTGCCGGAAAAACCTGACCCTGAAGACGAGAAAAGCATGACTGAAGAGCAAGTAAGAAGCAAGTACAATGAGATTAAAAAACAAAAAGAGGAATTGGAAGAGCAAGTTGTAGATTTAGCAAAGCAGTTAGATAATAGTAAGAACCAGGTAACTGCAAAGGATAGCAATTCATCCTTACTCCAGCAGCAGAAGGATGCCCTTGAAACTGAGAAAGATAAGCTACAAACCGAAAAGGACAATATTCAAAAGGATTATGACAAACTGTCTGAGGTTATATCTGCCGGAGATACAGCTGAATACAAAAACTATTTCAAAAAGATAAATCCGCAAAAAGCAGAAGAATTATATGAGAGTATCATAAAAGAAGAAAAGATTAGTGATGATATAAAAAAATACTGTTCAATATATGAACAAATGGATGCATCCGCAGTTGCCGGCATAATGGAGCAGATGGGCAGCAATAAAATGACATTGATAATTGAAATAATGAAAAATCTCAAAAAAGATACCACAGGTGAAATACTTACTGAAATGACACCTGCCTTTGCTGCAAAGGTATCGGAACAGTTAGCTAAGGAATACAAGGTTGGAGTTTCAGGAAGTACTTCAAAAAAATAA
- the flgC gene encoding flagellar basal body rod protein FlgC, whose amino-acid sequence MGIFSALDISASGLTAQRVRMDTISQNIANANTTRTTDGTPYRRRDVVFEERTDSNSFSRTLENASSKLNGGNGVRVSSIVEDPTEFKKVFDPGHPDADAEGYVNMPNVDIVTEMVNMISATRSYEANVTSVNATKSMALKALEIGK is encoded by the coding sequence ATGGGTATTTTTAGTGCGTTGGATATAAGTGCTTCAGGACTCACTGCCCAAAGGGTGAGGATGGATACTATTTCTCAGAATATAGCGAATGCAAATACCACAAGAACTACAGATGGTACGCCATATAGAAGAAGAGATGTAGTATTTGAAGAACGTACAGATTCAAACTCATTTTCCCGCACTTTGGAAAATGCATCAAGTAAACTCAATGGGGGCAATGGAGTCAGAGTCAGCAGTATTGTTGAAGATCCTACCGAGTTTAAAAAGGTTTTTGATCCGGGTCATCCTGATGCAGATGCAGAAGGATATGTAAACATGCCAAATGTAGACATAGTTACGGAAATGGTAAATATGATTTCCGCAACGAGATCATATGAAGCAAATGTTACATCGGTAAATGCTACCAAATCTATGGCTCTGAAAGCCTTGGAGATAGGCAAGTAA